In Portunus trituberculatus isolate SZX2019 chromosome 46, ASM1759143v1, whole genome shotgun sequence, a single window of DNA contains:
- the LOC123520052 gene encoding pro-resilin-like: protein MTPRQPPSFLSPTLLDLQIACRGTTYISQPGRNHHTSSRLSEARKHRLGVMKIKAVVAVLSVVVATAAAASLPAPDAGYAYNGPAGGGGGGGGFGGSDGSSGPAQYNFKYDVDDQPSGNFFGHQEQRDGDRTEGSYYVRLPDSRLMRVEYYADDTGYHPTVTFEGEAQFPDGPAPGAGAGSGGAPGRSYSQPAPPGPAPAPGQSYSQPGPGTGPAPGPAPSQLYTAPGK from the exons ATGACACCAAGAcaacccccttccttcctctctccgaCTCTCCTCGACCTCCAGATTGCTTGCAGAGGGACTACATATATCAGTCAGCCGGGCAGGAATCACCACACTTCCTCCCGCCTCAGTGAAGCAAGGAAGCACCGTTTAGGAGTCATGAAGATAAAG GCAGTGGTCGCAGTCctcagtgtggtggtggcgacagCGGCGGCGGCATCCCTCCCTGCCCCTGACGCTGGTTACGCCTACAACGGCCCGgcaggcggtggtggcggtggtggcggcttcGGTGGTTCTGATGGCTCCAGTGGCCCGGCTCAGTACAACTTCAAGTACGATGTTGACGACCAGCCTTCAGGGAACTTCTTCGGGCACCAGGAGCAGCGGGACGGTGACAGGACGGAAGGGAG CTACTACGTCAGGCTGCCGGACTCGCGCCTCATGAGGGTGGAGTACTACGCAGACGACACAGGCTACCATCCCACCGTCACCTTCGAGGGCGAGGCGCAGTTCCCTGACGGCCCTGCccctggtgctggtgctggttccGGCGGTGCACCTGGCCGGTCTTACTCCCAGCCCGCCCCTCCCGGTCCAGCCCCAGCCCCCGGTCAGTCCTACTCCCAGCCCGGCCCCGGTACAGGTCCAGCTCCCGGCCCGGCACCGTCCCAACTGTACACAGCCCCAGGGAAATAG